One part of the Bacteroidia bacterium genome encodes these proteins:
- a CDS encoding 2Fe-2S iron-sulfur cluster-binding protein, producing MSEQFHKLTVSKLEKPIKDAVRISFTLPKHLIKEFSYHPGQHLLIEFEIEGESYRRTYSLNSCPFLEEDLQISIKRVKAGKVSNFANDQLKEGDTLKVMKPKGRFFAQITAEAYKSYYLFAAGSGITPIFSILKSILVASPYSQVYLFYGNKNQDSILFNEELKSLQAEYKQRLEIVHILSNPGLWSSWESWKGKKGRINSREIEDFINHHPPIAQQTEYFICGPSSMNLDVRKSLMELGIPADLIHIEHFSANQDEGIRKIDSVDHANIELSYQKNSFHFEMKKGQTILQGLKENGIEVPYSCESGVCGSCVAKLREGSAEMKTCMALDDKDIEEGYILNCQALATSERLKIEIP from the coding sequence ATGTCTGAACAATTTCATAAACTCACGGTATCAAAGCTGGAAAAGCCCATTAAGGATGCGGTGAGAATAAGCTTTACCCTTCCAAAGCATTTAATCAAAGAATTCTCCTATCATCCGGGTCAGCATCTACTTATAGAGTTTGAGATTGAAGGGGAATCCTATCGCAGGACCTATTCGCTAAATAGTTGCCCCTTCCTGGAAGAAGACTTGCAAATAAGCATTAAGCGGGTGAAAGCGGGAAAGGTCTCCAACTTTGCTAATGATCAGCTTAAGGAGGGAGATACATTGAAGGTTATGAAGCCCAAAGGTCGCTTCTTTGCCCAAATAACTGCTGAAGCCTATAAAAGCTATTATCTTTTCGCTGCCGGAAGTGGGATCACGCCCATTTTTTCGATCCTGAAATCTATACTTGTAGCTTCTCCTTATAGTCAGGTGTATTTATTCTATGGGAATAAAAATCAGGACAGCATCCTGTTCAATGAAGAATTGAAAAGTTTGCAAGCGGAATACAAGCAAAGATTAGAAATCGTTCATATCCTCAGTAATCCCGGTCTCTGGTCAAGTTGGGAAAGTTGGAAGGGGAAAAAGGGACGAATTAATTCCAGGGAAATAGAAGATTTTATTAACCATCATCCCCCCATCGCTCAGCAAACCGAATATTTTATCTGTGGTCCATCTTCTATGAATCTGGATGTGAGAAAAAGTCTGATGGAATTGGGCATTCCTGCAGACTTGATCCATATTGAGCATTTTTCCGCCAATCAGGATGAGGGTATCCGAAAAATTGATTCAGTAGACCATGCTAACATAGAGCTAAGTTATCAGAAGAATTCCTTCCATTTCGAAATGAAGAAAGGGCAAACGATTCTACAGGGACTCAAGGAAAATGGAATTGAGGTACCTTATTCCTGTGAGAGTGGAGTTTGTGGTAGCTGTGTAGCGAAGCTTCGGGAAGGAAGCGCTGAAATG
- a CDS encoding aromatic ring-hydroxylating dioxygenase subunit alpha — protein sequence MPILPIEAYTSQEWLDREKRIIFGNSWQFAGFMEDLSDPGDYLTVQCGFQNILLVKGRDQRIRAFHNLCRHRGTQLLRAVGKKQKALTCPYHDWTYDLSGQLISVPEKEKEFPDLEIDKICLHKASVDIWRGMIWVHPKADAPSIIHYFDGIAEHLGPHDPMRLIEYPDTKIEKLIKANWKIVVENYIDVYHLAHLHSNTLQMYDHAKAEFGFVNDHYMFWEPLVKKYKDNLDQLIPYKRIAEMTDEYIGAYVPWLFPSLGLSETESSWSTFHVIPLAPDLTKVVLRSKLEPMTDWEYMRLGMKSGEAWKKIMGVDTKYKSEDPNDPMASGDFMEEDIFACEQQQKSLTNPLFSIAASAKQGESPIRNFQQIIAGWMKTEQN from the coding sequence ATGCCAATTCTACCTATCGAAGCCTATACTTCTCAAGAGTGGCTGGACCGGGAAAAGCGGATCATTTTTGGAAATAGCTGGCAATTCGCAGGATTTATGGAAGATCTCTCTGATCCGGGAGACTACCTGACTGTACAGTGTGGGTTTCAAAATATTCTGCTAGTCAAAGGGCGAGATCAAAGAATTCGGGCTTTTCATAACCTTTGCAGGCATCGAGGCACCCAACTCCTTAGGGCCGTAGGTAAAAAGCAAAAAGCCCTGACTTGTCCTTATCATGACTGGACTTATGATTTAAGCGGGCAATTGATCAGTGTACCGGAAAAAGAAAAGGAATTTCCAGATTTGGAAATCGATAAAATCTGTCTTCATAAAGCCAGCGTGGATATCTGGAGAGGCATGATTTGGGTTCATCCAAAAGCAGATGCGCCCTCTATCATTCATTATTTTGACGGAATCGCTGAACATCTGGGACCGCATGACCCCATGCGCTTAATAGAGTATCCAGATACGAAAATCGAAAAACTCATCAAGGCCAATTGGAAAATTGTGGTCGAAAACTACATCGATGTCTACCACCTCGCACATTTACACTCCAATACCCTTCAAATGTACGATCATGCCAAAGCCGAATTTGGCTTTGTAAATGATCACTACATGTTTTGGGAACCTCTGGTGAAAAAATATAAGGACAATCTCGATCAGTTGATTCCCTATAAGCGAATCGCTGAAATGACAGATGAATATATAGGTGCCTATGTGCCCTGGCTTTTCCCAAGTCTGGGCCTTTCGGAAACAGAGTCAAGCTGGAGCACTTTCCATGTTATTCCACTTGCACCTGATCTCACCAAAGTGGTATTAAGGTCCAAACTTGAGCCCATGACAGATTGGGAATACATGAGGCTGGGAATGAAAAGCGGTGAAGCCTGGAAAAAGATCATGGGAGTTGATACCAAATATAAGAGCGAGGATCCCAATGATCCTATGGCAAGTGGGGATTTCATGGAAGAGGACATTTTCGCCTGCGAGCAACAACAAAAGTCTTTGACTAATCCTCTTTTTAGTATAGCTGCATCTGCGAAACAAGGAGAGAGTCCCATCCGAAATTTTCAGCAGATCATAGCAGGCTGGATGAAAACAGAACAAAATTAA
- a CDS encoding c-type cytochrome domain-containing protein, which yields MYRIILVVSFLLILTACSREVINPEVVAYEPQISRLMNNYCITCHGGSAPSAGLLLNAYEGVKEAGESGKLWDRINDAQNPMPPSGPLSEDKRTQIKNWIDGGFKR from the coding sequence ATGTATCGAATCATTCTTGTGGTGAGTTTCTTGCTCATCCTGACTGCCTGTTCCCGGGAAGTGATCAATCCGGAAGTTGTGGCCTATGAACCTCAGATTTCCAGGCTCATGAACAATTATTGCATCACTTGCCATGGAGGGAGTGCCCCCAGTGCCGGACTTTTACTCAATGCTTATGAAGGAGTAAAAGAAGCCGGAGAATCAGGGAAACTTTGGGATCGAATCAATGATGCCCAAAATCCCATGCCCCCCAGTGGGCCTTTATCCGAAGACAAACGAACACAAATAAAAAACTGGATCGATGGAGGCTTTAAAAGATAG
- a CDS encoding cyclic nucleotide-binding domain-containing protein has translation MGRIREGKGSILSAFGRIDRLGTILFILCREAFILSPMDSLIRYISQRISVSQELELAIRKAFVEEKHESEHLILQEGHYAQKLYFIEKGIIRAFYHGDGKEVSNWFYAEGYLCTSWYSFLREEKSVENLQCIEDCHLYAITLHRYQALFRDFPEMEKFGRLIAEEQLSFIDYMSRGYLFLSAKEKYDLLLSFFPDIELRVKLGQIASYLGISQETLSRIRLKR, from the coding sequence ATGGGCAGGATAAGAGAAGGGAAAGGAAGTATTTTGTCGGCTTTCGGAAGAATCGATAGATTGGGGACAATTCTTTTTATCCTTTGCCGGGAAGCTTTTATCTTAAGCCCAATGGATAGTTTGATCAGATATATAAGCCAGAGAATCTCGGTTTCGCAAGAACTTGAACTTGCTATCAGGAAAGCTTTTGTTGAAGAAAAACATGAATCGGAGCATTTGATTCTCCAGGAAGGACACTATGCCCAGAAATTATATTTCATTGAAAAAGGGATAATCAGGGCATTCTATCACGGAGATGGAAAAGAAGTTTCGAACTGGTTTTATGCGGAGGGCTATCTTTGTACTTCCTGGTACAGCTTTCTAAGAGAAGAAAAAAGTGTTGAGAACCTTCAGTGTATTGAAGATTGCCACTTATATGCGATTACTTTACATAGGTATCAGGCTTTGTTCCGAGACTTCCCGGAAATGGAAAAATTTGGACGCCTGATCGCAGAAGAGCAGCTTTCCTTCATCGATTATATGTCAAGGGGATATTTATTCCTTTCAGCCAAAGAAAAATACGATCTGCTCCTTTCTTTCTTCCCCGATATAGAGTTACGGGTGAAATTGGGGCAGATCGCATCTTATCTCGGGATCTCTCAAGAGACTTTAAGTCGCATTAGGCTTAAACGCTAA
- a CDS encoding T9SS type A sorting domain-containing protein produces MKNAFLHPIWGLFLVFSFQGLSAQTTLTSASNPQIGQSWDAVLSDPTGFDPGPGGANQSWNFANLDTAEAPALFSFEVLAPTGNPLASDFPSATHIIYWEIFGFELYQYEFADQSERVTLGGVSWDPSDSSLLNKTLYTDNDDALKYPLTYQDSYTFSSRQEVSGFGFTAVYGIEGEVTADGYGSLTTPAGTFTDVLRFRVQRIRIDSSFFVGQKDTAVQYIWMQEGNATALLVYETTTNEDEEPSLNWTSPNNANGIFGPLAKKEKEINIFPNPGSSNFQLELSDFSLHEDIQIEVLDLQGKLLYEKEMRNNGNIIPLSLVDFSPGIYLISLRDTEGNWARKKLIKN; encoded by the coding sequence ATGAAAAACGCTTTTTTACACCCAATTTGGGGCTTATTTCTGGTATTCTCATTCCAGGGACTTTCCGCCCAAACTACCTTGACTTCTGCCTCCAATCCGCAAATCGGTCAAAGTTGGGATGCAGTTCTTTCTGATCCTACGGGATTTGATCCTGGGCCGGGAGGAGCAAATCAAAGCTGGAATTTCGCAAACCTGGATACAGCTGAGGCTCCTGCTCTATTTAGCTTTGAAGTTCTGGCACCTACGGGAAATCCGCTGGCTTCCGACTTTCCATCTGCGACGCATATTATCTATTGGGAAATTTTTGGCTTTGAATTGTATCAATACGAATTTGCAGATCAGTCCGAGCGAGTAACTCTGGGCGGAGTTAGCTGGGATCCCTCTGATTCCAGTCTGCTAAACAAAACCCTATATACAGACAATGATGATGCCCTTAAGTATCCTCTGACTTATCAGGACAGCTATACTTTTTCTTCCCGGCAAGAGGTAAGTGGCTTTGGCTTTACCGCTGTGTATGGGATTGAAGGAGAAGTAACGGCAGATGGCTATGGGAGCCTTACTACTCCTGCCGGGACCTTTACGGATGTACTGCGATTTAGAGTACAACGGATTAGAATTGATTCCAGCTTTTTTGTCGGGCAAAAGGATACTGCCGTTCAGTATATCTGGATGCAGGAAGGAAATGCGACGGCATTACTTGTCTATGAAACGACCACCAATGAAGATGAAGAACCCTCCCTCAACTGGACAAGCCCCAATAATGCCAATGGAATCTTTGGTCCCTTAGCCAAAAAGGAAAAAGAAATCAATATTTTTCCAAATCCCGGCAGCTCTAATTTCCAATTGGAGTTGAGTGACTTCTCCCTACATGAAGACATACAAATCGAAGTTCTGGACCTGCAGGGGAAATTGCTTTATGAAAAAGAAATGCGAAATAATGGAAATATAATCCCACTATCTCTTGTGGACTTTAGCCCTGGAATCTACCTGATTAGTTTACGGGATACAGAGGGGAATTGGGCAAGAAAAAAGTTGATAAAAAATTAG
- a CDS encoding T9SS type A sorting domain-containing protein, whose amino-acid sequence MSKNTIQLLSFLFLLGLFQLSDAQVLYEENFNIPGEGIMGPQPPTIQIPSGAWSLTGDFSGLTASSDYVMTMTDGGESFLEAQDTDAVICFESDPIDISSYDSVKLSASLSELGDLESSDFFDLILWVDGEERLIQNYQNLGSALHTLTGDKPDDEDFGEIEVVEKLQGNSLIIKICFKNNAGTEQLRIHQLKVEALDVPAPEAEIGSFSLINAQSNLPIAEYDPIANAAYIDLMAIGTALINFRYNASQKADRVKLGISRQGFKIESIDDEAPFSLFGDLKGNYLYPPRDFLRLLWLTAKGPLNLYALEYEDGQSFPFRKTHILFDLSLGSRPLREVPLELSNAFELFPNPTNGITILQLLPDMREQELEVFVFNAQGQLLHHESLARRMSVKLDLEKYPKGLYFVKLQGADHQFVKRLFLQ is encoded by the coding sequence ATGAGCAAAAACACAATACAATTGCTAAGCTTTCTATTTTTGCTGGGCCTTTTCCAGCTTTCTGATGCCCAGGTGCTGTATGAAGAAAATTTCAACATTCCCGGAGAGGGAATTATGGGTCCACAACCCCCCACGATTCAAATTCCGAGTGGAGCCTGGTCTTTGACTGGTGATTTTTCGGGCTTAACAGCAAGTTCTGATTATGTGATGACGATGACAGATGGGGGTGAAAGTTTTCTGGAGGCGCAGGATACGGATGCAGTCATTTGTTTTGAATCTGATCCCATAGATATATCGAGCTATGATTCCGTAAAGCTAAGTGCTTCTTTATCTGAGTTGGGTGATTTGGAAAGTTCGGATTTTTTCGATCTGATTTTATGGGTAGATGGAGAGGAAAGGCTAATTCAAAATTATCAAAATCTGGGTTCTGCTTTACATACCCTGACAGGAGATAAGCCGGATGATGAAGACTTTGGGGAAATAGAAGTGGTGGAAAAGCTTCAGGGCAATTCCCTGATCATTAAGATCTGTTTTAAGAACAATGCCGGCACAGAACAATTGAGAATTCATCAGCTAAAAGTAGAAGCTCTGGATGTACCTGCGCCTGAAGCTGAGATAGGAAGTTTTAGCCTGATAAATGCTCAGTCTAACTTGCCCATAGCGGAGTATGACCCTATTGCGAATGCTGCCTATATTGACCTGATGGCGATTGGGACAGCTTTGATCAATTTCAGATACAATGCCAGTCAAAAAGCAGATCGAGTGAAATTGGGAATAAGTCGGCAAGGCTTTAAAATTGAAAGCATTGATGATGAGGCTCCCTTTTCCCTGTTTGGAGATCTAAAGGGGAATTATTTATATCCCCCCAGAGATTTCTTAAGACTTTTGTGGTTGACTGCAAAAGGGCCATTGAATTTGTATGCCCTTGAATATGAAGATGGACAAAGCTTTCCCTTCAGGAAAACCCACATTCTCTTTGATCTCTCCCTAGGCTCACGCCCTTTGAGGGAAGTACCTTTAGAGCTAAGTAATGCCTTTGAATTGTTCCCCAATCCGACGAATGGAATTACGATACTTCAACTTTTGCCAGATATGAGAGAACAGGAACTTGAGGTATTTGTGTTTAATGCGCAGGGACAACTGCTTCATCATGAATCTCTGGCAAGGAGGATGAGTGTGAAACTGGACTTGGAGAAATATCCGAAAGGATTGTATTTCGTCAAGCTCCAGGGGGCAGATCATCAATTTGTGAAAAGATTATTCCTTCAATAA
- a CDS encoding outer membrane beta-barrel family protein yields the protein MNLKSYLLFATILFSTFSLSLSQGGRQGQGGWNREAMNIGRLYGKVVDDAGKGIGYASVQLIGMKFDPKTKSRTEAVLAGQITKENGDFDLTKLPVMGEFTLKISVLGYATIEQKVDFGLKRPEGGGKATADGQRPGGRPGSGGWGAMAGGNFDKDLGNIKLATQTTTLDEVVIESEATLVKLELDKKIFKVDQNSVAVGGTAEDALRNVPSLSVDIDGNLTLRNAAPQLFVDGRPSTLTLDQIASDEIESVEVITNPSAKYDASGGQAGIVNIVLKKERKIGYNGSLRAGIDTRGGFNGGANINAREGKLNVFLSANLNQRISKGEGETDRFNLLGAPLTNVLQDTENEFTGTFTSFRGGVDIFLDNRNTLTFSGSFTRGSFDSFNEIGITNDTLSGDQIVGSGLSQRLSTSERMFRNMGGSVLFKHLFPKKGREWTADININEVRTEGIGDFTNIFPGFTSVEEQENDGGSRFFTIQTDYVEPIGKTGKMEVGVRAALRDYDSENASYLFDRDSGERFRVPNFADEYQFQDAVYAGYATFSQQFTSGWSYQLGLRAESSQYTGELPETGDVFENDFPFSFFPSLFLTKEINKQDNIQLSYSRRINRPSFFRLLPFTDFSDSLNLRRGNPDLLPEFTNSLELTYQNIITKGHDFLLSIYYKQANNLITNYQFLETIGDREVIMTSYANSNNSEAYGTEFTMRNTFSPQIELTSNVNLYQSKVDASNVEEGLINEQFTWFIKENLVIKLPAQFRLQITGEYQSPAAFIPSSGGRRFQWRGVSNTAQGFRKEFWFVDAALRKDLFKRKASLTVSIRDIFRSRRTGTYTESEFFIQDSWRIRNPQVVRVNFSYRFGKPDISLFKRKNTNFNTNGSDMMN from the coding sequence ATGAATTTAAAATCATATTTACTTTTTGCAACTATCCTTTTTAGCACATTTTCTCTGTCATTATCTCAAGGTGGTAGACAAGGTCAGGGAGGATGGAACCGTGAAGCCATGAATATTGGAAGGCTTTATGGAAAGGTAGTTGATGATGCAGGCAAAGGTATTGGCTATGCGTCTGTCCAATTGATCGGGATGAAATTTGATCCCAAGACGAAAAGCCGTACAGAAGCTGTTTTAGCAGGACAAATCACCAAAGAGAATGGTGATTTTGATCTTACAAAATTGCCGGTCATGGGTGAATTTACCCTTAAGATCAGTGTCCTGGGATATGCAACCATTGAACAAAAAGTTGATTTCGGATTAAAGCGTCCGGAAGGTGGGGGAAAAGCTACAGCAGACGGACAAAGACCGGGTGGAAGACCTGGTTCCGGTGGATGGGGGGCTATGGCTGGAGGAAACTTTGACAAAGACCTCGGCAACATCAAGCTGGCAACCCAAACCACTACATTAGATGAAGTAGTTATTGAAAGTGAAGCTACTTTGGTTAAGCTTGAATTAGATAAAAAGATATTTAAAGTAGATCAAAACTCTGTAGCTGTTGGAGGTACTGCGGAAGATGCTTTAAGAAATGTTCCCTCTCTATCAGTAGATATAGATGGCAACCTAACCTTGAGAAATGCGGCTCCTCAACTCTTTGTAGATGGAAGACCCAGTACCTTGACCCTGGATCAAATTGCTTCTGATGAAATAGAGTCTGTTGAGGTCATTACCAATCCTTCCGCTAAATACGATGCATCTGGTGGACAGGCCGGGATCGTGAATATAGTTCTGAAGAAAGAAAGAAAAATTGGATACAATGGAAGTTTAAGAGCGGGTATAGATACAAGAGGAGGATTCAATGGAGGAGCCAATATCAATGCAAGAGAAGGAAAGTTAAATGTATTCCTGAGTGCCAACCTCAACCAACGAATTAGCAAAGGAGAGGGAGAGACGGATCGCTTCAATCTATTAGGAGCGCCCCTCACCAATGTACTTCAGGACACTGAAAATGAATTTACCGGAACCTTCACAAGTTTCAGAGGAGGAGTTGATATTTTCCTGGATAACCGAAATACCCTTACTTTTTCCGGTTCATTTACGAGAGGAAGCTTTGATTCTTTCAATGAAATAGGAATCACCAATGATACCTTGAGTGGAGATCAAATCGTCGGAAGTGGACTTTCCCAACGTCTATCTACCTCCGAGAGAATGTTTAGAAATATGGGAGGATCGGTTCTCTTTAAACACCTTTTCCCTAAAAAAGGAAGAGAATGGACGGCAGATATCAATATCAATGAGGTGCGCACAGAAGGAATCGGAGACTTTACCAATATTTTCCCTGGATTTACCAGTGTAGAAGAGCAGGAAAATGATGGGGGCTCAAGATTCTTTACCATTCAAACCGACTATGTGGAACCTATTGGGAAAACCGGAAAAATGGAGGTAGGGGTCCGTGCAGCTCTGAGAGATTATGACAGCGAGAATGCCTCTTATTTGTTTGATAGAGATAGTGGAGAGCGTTTCAGAGTGCCAAACTTTGCAGATGAATATCAGTTCCAGGACGCAGTTTATGCGGGTTATGCGACTTTTAGCCAGCAGTTTACTTCCGGATGGAGCTACCAATTGGGCCTAAGAGCCGAAAGCAGCCAATATACAGGAGAGTTACCTGAAACCGGAGATGTCTTTGAGAATGATTTCCCTTTCAGTTTTTTCCCAAGTTTATTCCTGACCAAAGAGATCAACAAGCAGGACAATATCCAGCTTTCTTATAGCCGTCGAATCAACCGTCCCAGCTTTTTTAGATTGCTTCCGTTTACAGATTTTTCCGACTCTCTCAACCTGAGAAGAGGAAATCCGGATTTGTTACCTGAGTTTACCAACTCTTTGGAACTTACCTATCAAAATATCATCACGAAAGGACATGATTTCCTCCTTTCGATTTATTACAAGCAGGCCAATAACCTGATCACCAATTATCAGTTTTTGGAAACCATCGGAGACAGAGAGGTGATCATGACCAGCTATGCCAACTCAAATAATAGTGAGGCATATGGTACGGAATTCACCATGCGAAATACCTTTAGCCCGCAAATAGAATTGACTTCGAATGTCAACCTATATCAATCAAAGGTAGATGCGAGTAATGTGGAAGAGGGTTTGATAAACGAGCAGTTTACCTGGTTTATCAAAGAGAATTTGGTGATTAAATTACCTGCTCAGTTTCGCTTGCAAATTACGGGTGAATACCAGAGTCCTGCTGCCTTTATCCCAAGTAGTGGTGGACGGAGATTTCAGTGGAGAGGCGTAAGTAATACCGCTCAGGGTTTCAGAAAAGAATTCTGGTTTGTAGATGCTGCTTTACGTAAAGACCTTTTCAAGCGTAAAGCTAGTCTGACCGTTAGTATAAGAGATATATTCAGAAGTCGCAGAACTGGAACCTATACCGAATCTGAATTCTTCATCCAGGACAGTTGGAGAATCAGAAACCCACAAGTTGTAAGAGTGAACTTCTCCTACCGCTTTGGTAAGCCAGATATTTCTCTCTTCAAACGTAAGAATACCAACTTCAATACGAATGGAAGCGACATGATGAACTAA
- a CDS encoding PQQ-dependent sugar dehydrogenase, translated as MSKHFFVLLYLCICLIPSLKSQDGSSLYKTYCSGCHGANMEGGIATALIKDDWQYGKSRSLISRNIRFGIPGTEMIGWKESLGNAAVRSIVDVIMRAQKTSANVSRNFPKSLQTEDYELAVEVIGKGKIETPWGIEFIHKDLALISEQKGQLRWLRKGKVDPKPITGLPEVHIFTGTLGGLMDIALDPDYHENGWVYLAFSQTDGIVGDRTSAAMTKIVRGKIKDYQWTENQDLFSAPKSIRVRMATRWGGRMLFDKEGYLYFSIGDLDFGEDCQDLSRANGKIFRIHPDGSIPEDNPFVDTEGALPGIYALGSRNTQGLALHPETGDIWATEHGPMGGDELNIIRKAANYGWPIITYGKNYDGNMVSNLTEKEGMEQPVLHWTPSIAVCPIDFSSGESFPKWKNDLFVGALAFEEIRRLRIVEGKVISQEIILKNYGRIRGLKFGADGALYALVNKPDAILRITPRE; from the coding sequence ATGTCAAAACATTTCTTTGTCCTACTATACTTATGCATTTGTCTCATTCCATCCCTAAAAAGTCAGGATGGATCCAGTTTATACAAGACGTATTGTAGCGGATGTCATGGGGCTAATATGGAAGGAGGAATCGCTACCGCTTTGATTAAGGATGATTGGCAGTATGGCAAAAGCAGGAGCTTGATTAGCCGAAACATTAGATTTGGAATTCCGGGTACAGAAATGATCGGCTGGAAGGAATCTTTGGGTAATGCAGCTGTGAGATCTATCGTGGATGTAATCATGCGAGCCCAAAAGACCTCAGCAAATGTGAGCAGAAATTTTCCAAAAAGTCTGCAAACGGAGGATTATGAATTAGCGGTAGAGGTTATCGGTAAAGGCAAGATCGAGACCCCCTGGGGAATCGAATTCATTCATAAAGATCTGGCCCTAATCAGTGAGCAGAAAGGGCAGTTGCGTTGGCTGAGAAAGGGGAAAGTGGATCCGAAACCAATTACAGGCTTGCCTGAAGTGCATATTTTCACCGGAACCCTGGGTGGACTAATGGATATTGCCCTCGATCCTGATTATCATGAGAATGGCTGGGTATACCTGGCTTTTAGTCAAACGGATGGGATAGTTGGAGACAGGACTTCAGCTGCTATGACGAAAATCGTACGGGGAAAAATCAAAGATTATCAATGGACAGAAAACCAGGATCTATTTAGTGCTCCCAAAAGTATTCGCGTAAGGATGGCGACTCGTTGGGGGGGCAGAATGCTCTTTGACAAAGAGGGTTATCTTTACTTTAGCATAGGAGATCTGGATTTTGGAGAAGATTGTCAGGATTTGAGCAGGGCAAATGGAAAGATCTTTCGCATACACCCGGATGGAAGTATACCAGAGGACAATCCCTTTGTAGATACAGAAGGAGCCTTGCCAGGAATTTATGCCCTGGGTAGCAGAAATACGCAGGGTTTGGCCCTACATCCTGAAACAGGTGATATTTGGGCGACAGAGCATGGACCTATGGGGGGAGATGAGTTGAATATCATCCGAAAGGCTGCCAATTATGGATGGCCCATTATCACCTACGGGAAAAATTACGATGGGAATATGGTTTCGAATTTGACGGAAAAAGAAGGCATGGAACAGCCCGTTTTACATTGGACACCTTCTATAGCCGTTTGTCCGATTGATTTTTCTTCGGGGGAATCCTTTCCTAAATGGAAAAATGATCTCTTTGTGGGCGCACTGGCATTCGAAGAAATCAGGAGGCTAAGAATTGTTGAAGGAAAAGTAATTTCCCAGGAAATAATCCTCAAAAACTACGGCAGGATTCGTGGTTTAAAATTTGGAGCCGATGGTGCGCTCTATGCATTGGTTAATAAGCCTGACGCGATTTTACGGATTACTCCCCGGGAATAA
- a CDS encoding tail fiber protein codes for MDGTLAEIRIWAANFAPRNWAFCLGQTLPITSNTALFSLLGNTYGGDARTTFALPNLKARIPIGNGNNGNLNLQLGMIGGNSQSVLNILNMPSHNHEAESHLNIGGGIALIVNSEEGEEGNPNNNYLAGTNGSGYSDEQGSGTLNGLQNNLNVEGTVTTGLTGGGQPFSIMNPFITLNFIICTEGLYPQRS; via the coding sequence ATGGATGGCACGCTAGCCGAAATCCGCATATGGGCGGCAAACTTTGCTCCGAGAAACTGGGCCTTTTGCCTAGGTCAAACACTACCCATTACTTCCAATACTGCTCTCTTTTCTCTTTTAGGAAACACCTATGGGGGAGATGCCAGGACTACTTTCGCACTTCCCAATTTAAAAGCCAGAATTCCCATTGGAAACGGAAATAATGGAAATCTTAATCTTCAACTGGGAATGATAGGAGGAAATTCTCAATCCGTTCTCAATATCCTGAATATGCCCAGTCATAATCATGAGGCAGAATCTCACCTAAATATAGGAGGAGGAATAGCATTGATCGTAAATAGTGAGGAAGGTGAAGAAGGGAATCCCAATAACAATTACCTTGCCGGGACAAATGGAAGCGGATATAGTGATGAGCAGGGATCGGGAACCTTAAATGGTTTGCAGAATAATTTGAATGTGGAAGGAACTGTTACAACCGGCTTAACAGGAGGTGGTCAGCCATTTAGCATCATGAATCCTTTTATCACCCTAAATTTCATTATCTGCACAGAAGGTTTATACCCACAAAGAAGCTAA